The following proteins come from a genomic window of Gynuella sunshinyii YC6258:
- a CDS encoding thioesterase II family protein: MKWFIPIRQSHNPSIRLFLFPYAGGNARIFSQWKHLLPADLDIDVSALQMPGRAERLNEKPLESIDELIDILINELPLQDSIPYAFFGHSLGARIAYQLTRELKLRRKKMPQHLFVSAVRSPNLPRNRDNLHHLPDAEFLEKMAELGGTDEAALHNKELMELLLPALKADFKMIETCPPADPVPLDIHASLLFGKSDFPDTEIQHLSWQKHFHKTPECHVFDGGHFFIHDYTRDIVDIIYKRLKRHMMTMPI, from the coding sequence ATGAAATGGTTTATACCCATTAGGCAGTCCCATAATCCGTCGATCAGGCTCTTCCTTTTTCCATATGCGGGCGGCAATGCGCGAATCTTCAGTCAATGGAAACATCTGCTTCCGGCAGATCTGGATATAGACGTCAGCGCACTTCAAATGCCGGGCCGGGCCGAGCGTCTCAATGAAAAGCCATTGGAGAGCATCGACGAGTTAATCGATATTCTGATCAATGAATTACCTCTGCAGGACTCCATACCCTACGCTTTCTTTGGCCACAGTCTGGGTGCCAGGATCGCTTATCAGTTAACCAGAGAACTGAAACTGCGACGTAAAAAAATGCCCCAGCATCTGTTTGTCTCAGCAGTCAGATCTCCAAATCTGCCACGCAACCGGGACAATCTTCACCACCTTCCGGATGCAGAGTTTCTGGAAAAAATGGCGGAACTGGGAGGCACTGATGAAGCCGCACTTCATAACAAAGAATTAATGGAGCTGTTGCTGCCAGCACTAAAAGCAGACTTTAAGATGATTGAAACCTGCCCCCCAGCCGACCCGGTGCCATTGGATATTCATGCATCCCTGTTATTCGGAAAATCGGACTTTCCTGACACCGAGATACAACACTTAAGCTGGCAGAAACATTTTCATAAGACCCCGGAATGTCATGTGTTCGATGGCGGACACTTTTTCATTCATGACTATACCCGCGATATCGTCGACATCATTTATAAGCGCCTGAAACGACATATGATGACCATGCCGATATAA
- a CDS encoding phytoene desaturase family protein: MSSHTEPRTERKSMLIIGGGLGGLSTGCYAQMNGYDAHILEMHEIPGGCCTAWEKGDFWFDWCISWLLGSGPGNEMYQIWREIGGLDGKEIRHPEIFNIVTTISGDEVRFYSDPDKLEKHLLDISPDDAKMIKQFCEGLRKFIRCLKVYPFLQPVGLMSVWQRAKMMASFVPYFNLIRKTITELMVDYSAKFTSPVLQEAFNFILYEKHPNFPVLPVYFQLASHATHSAGVPQGGSLALANSIAGRYERLGGQITYNAKVEEILVENDTAVGVRLSDGREYRADIIVSASDGYNTLMKLLKGQYMSDTFRRLYTETIKKPEMVFPGYLTVFLGLNRELPDMEYCTTYILPPEVAAKMPGMRHASINVQLRSGLYPELAPPGQTMLYVSYFCDIAPWRELTDGTEQVSRVKGGEEIHTLPLRRGRAYLSAKKQVMNHLIEFLEGYIPGLRDSVVVRDIATPMTQVRYTKNYDGSVLGWQPFVDGGETLEEEVKRNGPGIPGLKNFYFSGVWITTGGLIRAAASGRHVMQFICKDDNKAFQAHVEQGAEAPTHVVYPPRTEWQRNRIKGTVMGVTSRESSHDSVEEENILSAVEN, translated from the coding sequence ATGTCGTCTCACACTGAGCCGCGAACTGAGCGCAAATCCATGTTGATTATCGGTGGGGGCCTGGGAGGGCTTTCGACCGGTTGTTATGCGCAGATGAATGGTTATGATGCTCATATTCTGGAAATGCATGAGATTCCGGGAGGCTGTTGTACTGCCTGGGAAAAAGGGGATTTCTGGTTTGACTGGTGTATCAGTTGGTTGCTGGGGAGTGGGCCTGGCAACGAAATGTATCAGATTTGGCGCGAAATTGGTGGCCTGGATGGAAAGGAAATCCGCCATCCGGAAATTTTCAATATTGTAACGACCATCAGTGGTGATGAAGTCCGGTTTTACTCAGACCCGGATAAACTGGAAAAGCACCTGCTTGATATCTCGCCTGACGATGCAAAGATGATTAAGCAGTTTTGTGAAGGTCTGCGAAAGTTCATCCGATGCCTGAAAGTCTATCCGTTTCTGCAACCAGTAGGATTAATGAGCGTTTGGCAACGCGCCAAAATGATGGCGTCGTTTGTGCCGTATTTTAACTTGATCCGTAAAACCATTACCGAGCTTATGGTAGATTATTCGGCTAAGTTTACCAGTCCGGTGCTGCAGGAGGCATTCAATTTCATTCTCTATGAAAAACACCCTAATTTTCCGGTATTGCCAGTCTATTTTCAGCTGGCATCCCATGCGACTCATTCGGCAGGAGTCCCGCAAGGAGGCTCTCTGGCTCTTGCCAACTCAATTGCCGGCAGATATGAACGGTTAGGTGGCCAGATTACTTACAATGCCAAAGTCGAGGAAATTCTGGTCGAAAATGATACTGCTGTCGGAGTACGTTTGAGTGATGGGCGTGAGTATCGTGCCGATATTATCGTGTCTGCTTCCGATGGCTATAACACGTTGATGAAGTTACTCAAAGGTCAATATATGAGTGACACCTTTCGTCGGCTTTATACTGAGACCATAAAAAAACCGGAGATGGTGTTCCCTGGCTATCTGACCGTATTTTTGGGGCTGAATCGGGAACTGCCGGACATGGAGTACTGTACCACCTACATCTTACCGCCGGAGGTTGCGGCGAAAATGCCCGGTATGCGCCATGCCAGTATCAATGTGCAACTGCGCAGTGGATTGTATCCGGAACTGGCACCGCCAGGACAAACCATGCTGTATGTCAGCTATTTTTGTGATATCGCACCCTGGCGTGAGTTGACTGATGGTACAGAACAGGTTTCGCGCGTTAAGGGCGGCGAGGAAATTCATACCTTACCGTTGCGACGAGGCAGGGCGTATTTGTCCGCCAAAAAGCAGGTGATGAACCACCTGATAGAGTTTCTTGAAGGCTATATTCCAGGGCTGAGAGACTCTGTTGTGGTACGTGACATTGCTACACCAATGACACAGGTTCGCTATACCAAGAACTATGATGGTTCTGTGTTGGGTTGGCAACCTTTTGTGGATGGTGGTGAAACGCTGGAGGAAGAGGTGAAGCGTAATGGTCCGGGAATCCCCGGGTTGAAAAACTTCTATTTTTCCGGAGTCTGGATAACCACTGGAGGTTTGATTCGGGCGGCGGCGTCTGGCCGACATGTCATGCAGTTTATTTGTAAGGATGATAATAAAGCGTTTCAGGCCCACGTCGAGCAGGGAGCTGAGGCACCAACCCATGTCGTCTATCCACCACGGACAGAGTGGCAGCGAAACCGAATCAAAGGCACTGTTATGGGTGTGACCAGCAGGGAGAGCAGTCATGACTCTGTTGAGGAGGAAAACATTTTGAGTGCGGTGGAAAACTAA
- the holA gene encoding DNA polymerase III subunit delta — MKINLNQLTQHLAGHLLPFYLISGDEPLLVQKASDQIREKAKASGYDERERFQVEAGFDWNELFQSANEMSLFSSRKTIEVRIPGKLTDHARKTLLELAERPNEDNLFIVVTGKLESSTTKSKWFLQLEKQIGFIQIWPLENKDFAPWIRQQFAMHNHTIEPEALDILADRVDGNLLAAHQEIEKLLLLTENPLINTELVIQAVGDSSRYDVFDLTNACLFGELPRAVKILNGLKAEGTEAPIILWALSRELRTLSMVLTRLSAGQPKRQVFQQNGVWKNREAAYEAAMSRCSISLINKLLTQAGRVDSTIKGLEKSDTWMELHALILGMCRTDANTRLIPALIS; from the coding sequence ATGAAAATCAACCTCAATCAGCTGACACAGCATCTTGCCGGTCATTTATTGCCGTTTTATCTGATCAGTGGTGATGAGCCGCTGCTGGTACAGAAAGCCAGTGATCAAATCAGAGAAAAAGCCAAAGCATCCGGATACGATGAACGCGAACGGTTTCAGGTTGAAGCGGGTTTTGACTGGAACGAACTGTTTCAATCGGCCAATGAAATGTCTTTGTTTTCAAGCCGCAAAACCATCGAAGTGCGCATTCCAGGCAAACTGACCGATCATGCCCGGAAAACGCTGCTGGAACTGGCCGAACGTCCAAACGAAGATAATTTGTTTATTGTGGTGACCGGTAAGCTGGAAAGCAGTACCACCAAATCAAAGTGGTTCCTGCAACTGGAAAAACAGATTGGCTTCATTCAAATATGGCCCCTCGAAAACAAAGACTTTGCTCCGTGGATAAGACAGCAATTTGCCATGCATAACCATACAATTGAACCGGAAGCGCTGGACATACTGGCTGACAGGGTGGATGGCAATCTACTGGCTGCTCATCAGGAAATCGAGAAGCTGCTGTTATTGACAGAAAACCCGCTGATCAACACAGAGCTGGTTATCCAGGCAGTCGGTGATAGTTCCCGTTATGACGTATTTGATCTCACCAACGCCTGCCTTTTCGGTGAGTTGCCCAGAGCGGTTAAAATTCTGAACGGCCTGAAAGCTGAAGGCACTGAAGCTCCCATTATTTTGTGGGCCTTAAGTCGGGAACTGCGAACCTTAAGTATGGTACTCACCCGCCTGAGCGCGGGGCAACCCAAACGCCAGGTTTTCCAACAGAACGGCGTTTGGAAAAATCGCGAAGCAGCCTATGAAGCAGCAATGTCACGTTGCTCTATCAGCCTCATTAACAAATTGCTCACCCAGGCCGGACGGGTAGACAGCACCATCAAAGGGCTGGAGAAATCCGATACCTGGATGGAACTGCATGCTTTAATTCTCGGCATGTGTCGCACAGATGCAAACACCCGACTTATACCGGCTTTAATTTCATGA